The sequence CCGCGAACCCTTCATGCTTTACCTAGGCGATACTCTTTATGATGCTGATTTCAGCGTATACAAGCAAGCTTTCGATAAAGTTAATCCCGATGCGCTCATCTTGGTCTCCCCCGTACCCGATCCGCAGCGGTATGGGATTGCCGAAGTTAAAGAAGACCGGATTATTCATCTGGAAGAAAAACCCAAGCAACCACGCTCAAATTTGGCGCTAGCCGGTATTTATTTTTTCGGCCCGAAGGTTTGGGAGGTTCTGCCCCACCTTAAGCCTTCCGGACGAGGTGAATTGGAAATAACCGATGCCGCCCATATGCTCATCGAAAAGGGTGCGGATGTCCGTGCGGGTATTTATGATGGCTGGTGGCAAGATTCCGGCACCCCTGATTATATGCTTCAAGCCAATGACTACTGGCTCGCCAAGATCAAGACGAGCATTGAAGGGATAGTCACCCCAAGCTGCCGACTTAACGGCCAAGTCGTTATCGGCAAAGGGTCAAAGCTAGAAGGAAATACTGTTATCGAAGGCCCGTGCATCATCGGCAATAACTGCCAACTCAAAGATGCTGTTATTGGCCCAAACGTGTCATTAAGCGATGGGGTTTGTGTTACGAATTCAACCGTCTCCAGAAGCATTTTGATGCGAGAAGCTTTTGTTGAAAACATGGGTCGTCCTTTAGTGGATGCATTAGTCGGTCAACGCGCACAATTGGTTGGGGGAAAAGGCTTCACATTATTGGCCGACGATACTGTCTTGAACACAGACTAGTTCGGTGAATACCATTCTTCAGCAAACGACTCATGATCCAATTGGGTCGTTCGCGACATCTTCATTTCATCCACTCGCTGTTCGATTTGCGGGATTAACTCTGAAAAGCGTTCAAGGGTGTCAGTTAGCTCCAAAAAGTGTTGCTTGTGTAGCGGATCCGTATCGAGCGCCATCGCCATAGCAAAAGATAGCACAGCCGCATCCGTTGGGAAATGAACGCTAATCGGAACATTATGTGAGGCGAATAAAAGCTCTAAATAGATTTTGAAACTTCCCTGTGCGCGCTTGAGTAGCTTGCGAGCCGAGGGCGAACTTGGCAAGTTGTTCTCATCAAGTGGTTCGATAGTGCCGATGAGATATGGTTGATGCGTATCATCGAGTTCTCGAATCCGGAAGCGTTCCTCGCCTTCGACAAGAATGTTAATCCCGTCATCGAGCTGTTTGACCTTCCTCACACGAGCGGTCGTGCCGACAAGATAAGGCTCAACAGAATGGTCCTTTTCACTACCTGTACGGATAAGAACAATACCAAACGGCTCGTCAAACTCGATACAGCGGTCTACCATCCTCATATAGGATTCATTAGCGACATAAAGCGGTAACTGCATATGCGGGAACAGCACCATATCTAAAGGGAACAACGGCAACCGATCACCAGTTTGCATCTTAACCCACCTAGCCTTTGATTTAATATACCGGAAGAACTAATAGAGAATGTTTCAATTTTCGACAAAATCTGCGAAAGAAATATTCACCCCTTAGTTTGCTTCATTTTCAAAGATTATAATTGGATGCTAACAGTGCTTATTCATGCAGTGGAAACGAAATTAATATAGGAGTTAATTGCCGTGGGAGTTGAAGAAGTAAACCTTTAGGATTTCGGCATACATTCTCATTCGGGCGAATGAGCCTTTAATTTTACCGATTTTGGCTTCCTTGACGGTATGGGTTACGCCGTGAAGGACGACTCTTTTGACCGTATAGCCTTTTCGGCGGAAGAACTTGTTGATTTTAACTTCGATACCGAAGCGGGATTCAACGACATGGGGGACTTTGAGGAAAAGTTCGCGTTTAATTGCGCGTTGACCGCTGATGTTGGGGCTGATTATTTGTGAAAGAGTCGTAAACCAGCGACCTCCTCTAAAAACACCGATACACATATCAGCACCACATTCGGCTACTGGTTTTACTAATTTCTCGACATGGACAGGTTTAAGACCTTCCAAATCAGCATCTAAAAAGACGATGATTTCTGCATCAGTTTGCCTCACGCCCTCATATAACGCCCCGCCTTTACCGGCATTGACTTCGAGTTGAAAAGCGCGAACGCCATCAAAGCTGCAGGCAACCTGATAGGTGTTATCCTTCGAGCCATCGCTTACCACGATGACTTCATGAACACACGGCACTTGGAGTACTGTTTCCAGCACGCCGCCAAGCCGTTTATCTTCGTTATAGGCAGGAATTACTGCGGCAACTTTCACTGGCCAGGCTCTAAAGGCAGCAGTGCGGTCACTATTGCAATCGCTTTGCTCGTTAGCGGATAAGAATGCAAATTGGCAATGATGTCCATATCGCCACCTTTCTCCTTTGTTCTGTGTTTCTGAAGAGTCTGATTTTCGGAGTTGATTAGATTAAACGTATCAGTTAATATCTTGGAATGTAACGGTTATGGCAGCTAGCAATCAACTATTCTTCGTGGTCGCCTAGTCCACCTTCAAGTCGTTCCCTGACCGCATGTTCCACTTTATCGCCCAAGCGATTCCAAGCAAACGCTGCTTGCCCCATAAGTCCGCGAATGGGCACAAGCACTCGGTAATTGTATATATAGGACTGTGGACGCCAGCGGGCTTTATAGCCTTCCTGGCCTCTTAAAAAATCGAAATACTCACATCGTTCACCGATGGCCGTTCTCACCGCATGACTAAGAGTGAGTGTGCCAGGGCTTAACTTCCCAAACTTTGGATTGAACCCTGATTGATAAAAATAGTAGCCCTTACCGAAGCGAAAAGCATATAAGGCTGCTTGAGTGTGCCCATCGAGTTCGAGCATGTGTAAACGAAGCCATCCTTGCTCCGCTGCAAGCTTTGAAAACTCTCGATGGAACTTTTGAATACTACGGATAAACATGGCTCCTGGCTGGCCACGCTGTTGCCATCGTTTTTGGTGCAGCTTAAACAGCGATTTTAGCCCTTTGTCGACTTGATTAACGTCAGCAAGCGATACTGAGAAGTCATAATCGCGAGTTGCCGCTTGCTCGTAGCGTTTTAGACTCGAACGCATGTTTCGTCCGAGGTATGAAAGATAGTCAGCCCAGGTATCCGGCAATTCAAGTCGCGAGCAGACAGCTTGGAGTTTGCGCCACGCCCCTGGCATTCGCAGTGCAACACCCAGTAAAGGCGAGTTGTCAGGAACCTGATGCAGGTCGAGTAAGTGGGCAGTTGGGTGGCGCATTAGATGACACATAACCCTACGAGCAACTTCTTTTTCGAAGCCAGTTCGAGCAAGCAGCCCATGATAATCGGCATGACCGTTTCCCATGAACCGCAACGCGCCCCATGCTCCGCTAGTCTCATAAAAAGCTCCGATGCCGATAAGCTCATCGCCGAGACGAACGCAGATCACGTAGGGATATTTGCCCTCACCGAAATGCTTCCACCAAGTTGAGGTCCACTCCCATGTCTGGAAAATAGTGGCGCTCTCAGATTCCTGTTGAAGCTCTCGCCAATCCCTGGCAACTATATCGGGCCAATGTCGATCCTGGAAAACCTGGATCTCCACTTTGTTTCGCACAAGCGTTTGCACGGTGAGATTATAGCACCATCCGCCCTTCCTGTACAGCTTTTGGTTTTAGACATTTCCGATCTTGAAGCAAGGAGCAATAGAAAATCAGTCCAAAAGTCCCACAAAATGAGCATTTTGGATAAAGGTTTTTGGTGATAGGGTACAGAAAATGTCCCCCTTAAAAGGGGGACACTCCAAATCGTTCTTTCGCCTAATCCGTACCTAATTCCTATCACCTTCTCTGGAACCTATGGGTAAGACACCCCTGGGGTATCGGGGTTCCATTTATCGGTGGGGGCAGCGAAAGTGTATTCGGGGAGTTTGGATGTAAGATTATAGAGGGCGACATTATGGGCTTTCATTGTTAGACGATTTTTGGCGGTGTCGGCATAGGTTTGGCCGGGAGCTAAAGGTGCTACGTGGCCATCGCAGAACAGAAAATTGGATTTACCCGCATGGTAATTTTGGGGCGCCTGGGAAGGAAGTGGGGGCGTATATGAACTCAAACAATTAACGAAAACATCTGACTTGCAGAAATAGGGGCTGCCATTACGATAAATGGCGGCATGTCCTTTGGCATCTTTATATTGCGCACCTTCATAAAGGAGGATAACATTTGCAAGCCCCTCCTTATTGCCGATAAGATCGGGATTAATTCCTGTGCACCAACCTGCTACATTGAAGGTTGAAACATCGGCTACTTTATCTTCGCCCGGATGCCAGGCGCGAAGAAAGTCATTCATGACATAGTTTTGTCCTGGAGAATAACTTAGGTTCGGATCACCGGGGATAGCATTCGGGCATGACCAGACGGAATTGCTGGCGTTGCCGCGTTGCTTGACATAATTCCAGAGGCCACCGATATCCTTGCCTAACCCTGTACCCATTGAGGTGACCCATGCGCTTTTCACCATCGGCCCGCGTAGACCGCCTTCATAACCGCCGGGGGCAGGGAAACGACCGGAGTAATCAGTGGCGTAAATAACGAATGCTTTACCGAGTTGTTTAAGATTGGATTGACACGTTGCCTGACGGGCTTTGTTGCGTGCATGGGAAAATACCGGAAATAACATCCCGGCAAGAAGGATTATAATGGCTACCACGACCAACAGCTCGATCAACGTGAACCCGCGCACACTACGCACTGATAGCTCCTTTAATCTAAATTAAGGATTATCCCTTTGTATAAGGTGCTGCTAAATCAAAGTCTATAAAACGATATCGCCTCGTTCGCCTGTGCGGATACGCATAGCTTCGGTCAATGGGGCGACAAATATTTTGCCGTCACCCTGTTGACCCGTACGAGCGTGACGCATTACGGTCTCGATAACTTCCTCAACCTGATCATCAGGCACGATCATTTCGAGCCTGATTTTGATAGGCAAAGAAATAATATACTCAGCCCCGCCAAAAGATTCTCGCGCTTCAGGTGAACTTCCACTTCCGCGCACCTCAAGCACAGTCATCCCTTGAATACCAAGTTCTGCAACTGCCGTTTTAACCTCATCCAACTTATGAGGCCGAATAATACATTCCAGCTTTTTCACAATAGCTATTATATGACTTTTCAATCAAAACTGCAAGAGATGTCCCAATATTGATTTATCGCATTATGGAGCAACTAATTACCGTATTATTACCAGGAAGCTCGTTCGAATACCTAATCCGAATTTGCCTCCTTCTGATTGAACTTATTCATAACATTTTCAATGCTCTCTACAAGCCAAAACTCTGCCGCATCTGCTGCACGATCAACCGACTTCTCGACTTGAACACGCTCATTAGGTTTGAATGAGCTAAGCACATAATCGATTGCTTCACCACTCGACGAACCAATCCCGATTCTTATGCGTGAATATTCCTGAGTACGAAGAAGGCGTTCGATATTTTTTAATCCGTTATGCCCACCAGGCGAACCACTGGCTCTAACACGAATACGTCCTACAGAAATCGCCATATCGTCCAGGATAATTAATATTTTATCAGGCTTTAGGTTAAAATGGCGTGCTAATGAGGCGATAGCTTCCCCACTTAGATTCATAAAAGTCATTGGTATAGCTAAACATACTTCGACGCCATTAATCATTCCAAGACCAAATCGGGAGCGAAATCGCCGTGTCTCCAGTTTGATCTTATGCCGACGAGCCAGCTCTTCAATTACTCGAAACCCAATATTATGCCGAGTATCCGCATACTCGGCACCTGGGTTTCCAAGTCCAACAATTAAAGTCCGCGGTTCAATCTGAGGTCTTCGCCATCTCATCATCGCCAACATTGTACCAGTCTAGCCAATTAAGGACGTACTTGTTAGTCGAAGAAATTCGAAAGACCTTACTAAACCTCTGCGCTAACTGGGTTGGATAGGGAGCCGATGCCTTCGATGGTTACTTCAACTTTATCGCCGGGTTTTAGGAAGACCGGTGGTTTTCGGGCAAAACCGACGCCTGATGGGGTGCCGCTCATGATCACCGTTCCTGGTCGCAAGGTGGCAAATTGGGAGCAATAGCTAACCAATTTGGCGCAGGAGAAAATCATATCGGAGGAGTTGGTCGACTGCATAACTTCGCCGTTTAGCTTGATAGAAAGATTGAGATTGTCGCCATCGACTTCCGTCTCAATCCAGGGGCCTAAGGGGCAGAAAGTGTCGAAGCTCTTTCCTCGCGCCCATTGGATATCATTCTTCAACTGAGCGTCACGCGCGCTGACATCATTGCCGCAAGTGTAGCCAAGCACAAAGCTCAAAGCCTCAGACTCAGTTACACGCCGACAAGTTCGGCCAATAACAATGACCAACTCCGCTTCATAATCAACTTCGCTAGGAGCCATTTTCGGTAGAACAATATCATCCCCTGGCCCGATTACTGTACTAGTAGCCTTTAAAAAGATGACCGGCGCAGACGGGAACTTCATCCCACCCTCGGTCGCATGCGCTTTATAGTTAAGGCCGATTGCAATCACATCCGGCGGCTCAATAGGCGCCAATAGCTTAACCGCGCTGACGTCATATTCCTTGCCGGTTGGATCCATACCCTCCCAAGGCAACCCTTCAAGCGCCTTCACTTTATTACCTTCAATAATTCCGTAGCTAACTACTCCGCCAACATCAAATCTTGCAATTTTCATAAGTTTTTCCTTTCAGCATTACTCACTAACTGGAACGGCGTAAGGTCCTTCAGGGATAACGACCACATTCTTATCGCCTGTTTCCTCAACACTCTTTCGAATGGCCTCTTCTAAGTTATCGATGACATGAACCCCTGTCAATTTTCGATCCTTTTCAGACAACCCTTCTGAATAAAGATAAATATTGCCTCGCTGCATCGCCCTGATTAGGCATTGGGTGCCCCATTCATCGTTATCGGCAAACTGTTTAGGCATAATTTCGGCCAGGAAGCCATCCACCCCTTTGGCGACTAAGCGCTTTTGGCAAGAAACGAACCCCTTTGAGCCTAACCCTTCCGAGCATTCAGAGACCACAAACAGGTTTCCCCCTTGCTCAAGCACTCCTAATGGCCCGACCGCGCCTTTAACAGTCTGATAAAAAGTCTTATCAAGAGGATACCCCGCCGTGCTGGTAATGATTGTTTTGTACTTGCGCGGCAGCGATATCTTTGCATATCGATCGACATAACGGACGGCTTCAAGATGGCTTTCAACCGTATCACCAAATGAAACATAGGAAAGCCGCCTGTTCTCATCAATGACTGTATTAAGCGCCAGGCACTTGCCGACCTTTGCTAATATCTCCAATTGATCCTGATGCACCGGATTGCCGTCTAAAATGCAATTATCGGCCAGAGGATTGGCTAGAAAACGGGCTGAATGGAGTGATGAGATTGTTTGCGCATGGGCCACCCCCGGAGCTATTAATTTTCGCCCACCAGAATAACCGGCCATTAAATGAGGTTCAACCAATCCAGTGAGAATTCGCAAATCCGCTTCAACTAATCGGCGATCGATTCGAATAGGGGTGCCACGGGTCGTTGTGCCGAGGTCAACATGGCTATCGTCATTTTCGGCAAAGTGGTTAACGATCTTCACCGTTTTGAGGACCCATTCATCCCCTATCAATTCCTTTACCTCATCGCCTATATTCGGTCTATGCAAACCGGTCGCGATTAATATCGTGATGGCATCGGGTTGCAATCCACCTGCCAAAAGCTCATCGATTATAATGGGAAGAAAAAGATTATTCGGGACTGGGCGAGTAATATCGCAGATAACAATACAAGCGCTCTTACACCCTCGTGCTTCTTCAATGAGCGTCTTCGATCCGGTTGGGTTCGCCAGCGCCGTACGAATTGCCTCCGACGGGTTGAATTGAACCGGCATATTCGGCTTACTAACCACCGTTACATTCCAGTCATTCGGCAGCTCAATCGGCAGACCTTTCCTGCCGTAACTCATATTAATTATCATATATTTACTCAAGTCAGCGGGGAAGCTGTCAGCTCACCGCGTCTCGTCAGCTTCAGATCTAAACGTGCCGTAGCTTTAGCGAAGGCACGTCATTCCGAGCTTGTCGAGGAATCTTCCGGAAGACCCTTTGGCAAGCTCAGAGTGACGTGGATATTTCGTGTAGGGGCAGGGCTTGCCCTACCCCTACATCAGAAAGAAGGCTCCGGCAGCGCCGCTTCGCTCTGCTACCGAAGCATCGTGATTTTTCATAAATACGTTATACGCACTGCGTAATACGTATTCCTTATCCGTACCAGTTGAAGCCGGTTTCTCCGACCCAACTAATGACGTTTTTGACTTCCGTGTATGCTTCCAAACCCTCTCGGCCTAGTTCGCGGCCTAGACCGCTCTCCTTGAAACCGCCATAGGGGGCATTGTTGAATACGAAGTTGTGGGTGTTCACCCAGACGGTGCCGGATCGAAGCTGGGCAGCCAATCGTTGGCCGTTGCCTACATCGCCAGTCCAGATGCTCGCCGCCAGGCCATATGGGGTATCGTTAGCCGACTTGATCATCTCCTCGACGTTATCGAAAGCAGTAACAGTCAGCACCGGGCCGAAGATTTCCTCTTTGTAGAGTTTGCTGGTGACTGGCACGTTGTCGAAGATTGTCGGTTCGACATAGTAACCTTTGTCTCGTCCGGCATTTCCTCCGCCAACAACGGGCTTACCTAGAGTTGCAACGCCCTCTTCAATGTATCGCATGACCGCATCGCGCTGCTCAGCAGAAACCATCGGTCCCATGCGAGTGTCTTCATCAAGTCCGGGGCCGATTTTGATGGTCTTCGCCTTCTTGACCAACATTTCGACCAGCGGACCGTGGACTTTCTTATCAACCAAAACGCGAGTGGCAGCGCAGCAGCATTCACCTTGATTGAGGAATGCTCCGAACAGAATGCCATCAACTGCTTGCTCGATTCTGATGTCGTCCAAAACAATCGCCGGAGACTTGCCGCCTAACTCTAGTGAACAAGCACAGATACCAACCGCCGAGGCGTTCAAGACATCCTTACCGACCTCGGTCGAACCGGTGAAGCTGAGTTTATCGATCGCCGGGTGGCGATTGAGCGCAGCTCCGGCTTTACTACCCGCGCCGGTGATTATATTCACAACACCTGCCGGCATACCGGCTTCTTTAAATACATCTCCCATCATTACCGTTGTCATCGGCGCCCAGCTTGCGGGCTTCATTACAACGGTATTGCCAGCAGCTAAAGCTGGCCCCAGCTTGCGGCAAGCCAACACCAACGGGAAGTTCCAAGGGATAACGGCCGCGATTACGCCGATAGGTTCGCGAATGGTGTAATCTATGCAGGGCGCGCTGCAGGGAATGTTCCTTCCGACCATATCGACCACTAGGCAACCGTAATACTCAATCGAATCGATTGCCATGGGGATATCGAAATTACGGCTCTCGATAATGGGCTTGCCGGTATCGAGAGTTTCAGCCATCATAAACTCTTCTTTGCGAGCGGTCATGATGTCAGCAACTCTGCGCAGAATGCGTCCGCGCTCAGAAGCAGGCATGTTCGACCATACACCGCTGTCAAATGCCTTGCGGGCAGCCATCACCGCGCAATCAACATCGGCCTCATCGGCCAAAGCGAAGCGGGCAATCGGTTCTTCCGTAGCGGGATTAATGCTCTCAAAGGTTCGAGAGGTCTGTTGCCACTCGTTGTTAATAAACAGTCCGAATTCCTTCATTTCTTGCCTCCTTGTGTTGGCCTATCTTTTGAATTAACTACTTACGGTTCTTTAGCGCGTCCGGGTTGAGGAGCGCTTTCGGGCATTCGCCCGTCAAGGCTCTAGCGACCTCTTGTGCGGCCAGAAACTGCAATGACTGCAGCGCCTCTTCCGAGAACCAAGCCGAATGAGGAGCCAGGATTACATTATCAAACTTAAATAACGGGCTATCAGTCGGAAATGGTGGCGCATTCTCAATGACGTCCAACCCAGCGCCGGAGATAAGCCCTTTTTCAAGCGCCTCGATAAGCGCTTCCGTTTCGATGAGTTCGCCGCGAGCACAGTTTATAATCACCGGTTTGCTCTCCATCATCGCAAAAGCTTCAGCGTTCAAAATATGCTTCGTCTCAGGGGTTGCAGGCGCTTGCACGATGATTGCATCCGAAGTTTTGAGCAAAATCGGCAAATCGACCTCCTTAGCAGCAATTTCACCCTTAAAGTAGGGGTCGAAAAACACTATTTTCGGTCCAAAAGCAGCCACTTTAGAAGTGATGGCCTTCCCTATTCGGCCCATCCCAATGATGCCGACTGTGAGAGTGTTGATGCGTCTCATCGGTTTGAGCACACCGAGCTTCCAGTTATCGTTTCTAATGGCTTTATCGCCCACTGGCAGCTTTCGTAGCAACGTCAGCATCATCGCCAACGCATGATCGGAAACTTCATCGATGCAGTAATCGGGAACATTCGCCACCATAATGCCCCGCTGAGTAGCGGCGGCAATATCGATGGTGTCAACCCCAATGCCGTAGCGCACGATAATGCGGCAGTCCGGCATGGCGTCCATCACAGCGCCATCGATGGGGCCATAGTAGGTGTTGAGGACGGCATCCGCCCCTTTCACCAACTCGATGACCTCTTCAGGAGTTTTGCTTTGCCCCGCAACAACCTCTGCGTCAACCGGTGAAAGCACTTCCTTCTCCGGATCAAGATTGGAAAAGACATAATCGGTAACAACAACTTTAAATTTGCTCAATTTGACCCACCGCTCATATGAGGATAACCGCATGCCGCAAA is a genomic window of bacterium containing:
- a CDS encoding glucose-1-phosphate thymidylyltransferase produces the protein MKGLILAAGKGTRLRPLTYTVPKPLLPIANKPTLVYAIEAMRRAGVVDIGVVVGEQGALIAAELGNGAELGVSLSYITQPEPKGLGHAVNCADDFICREPFMLYLGDTLYDADFSVYKQAFDKVNPDALILVSPVPDPQRYGIAEVKEDRIIHLEEKPKQPRSNLALAGIYFFGPKVWEVLPHLKPSGRGELEITDAAHMLIEKGADVRAGIYDGWWQDSGTPDYMLQANDYWLAKIKTSIEGIVTPSCRLNGQVVIGKGSKLEGNTVIEGPCIIGNNCQLKDAVIGPNVSLSDGVCVTNSTVSRSILMREAFVENMGRPLVDALVGQRAQLVGGKGFTLLADDTVLNTD
- the pth gene encoding aminoacyl-tRNA hydrolase yields the protein MMRWRRPQIEPRTLIVGLGNPGAEYADTRHNIGFRVIEELARRHKIKLETRRFRSRFGLGMINGVEVCLAIPMTFMNLSGEAIASLARHFNLKPDKILIILDDMAISVGRIRVRASGSPGGHNGLKNIERLLRTQEYSRIRIGIGSSSGEAIDYVLSSFKPNERVQVEKSVDRAADAAEFWLVESIENVMNKFNQKEANSD
- the larA gene encoding nickel-dependent lactate racemase → MSYGRKGLPIELPNDWNVTVVSKPNMPVQFNPSEAIRTALANPTGSKTLIEEARGCKSACIVICDITRPVPNNLFLPIIIDELLAGGLQPDAITILIATGLHRPNIGDEVKELIGDEWVLKTVKIVNHFAENDDSHVDLGTTTRGTPIRIDRRLVEADLRILTGLVEPHLMAGYSGGRKLIAPGVAHAQTISSLHSARFLANPLADNCILDGNPVHQDQLEILAKVGKCLALNTVIDENRRLSYVSFGDTVESHLEAVRYVDRYAKISLPRKYKTIITSTAGYPLDKTFYQTVKGAVGPLGVLEQGGNLFVVSECSEGLGSKGFVSCQKRLVAKGVDGFLAEIMPKQFADNDEWGTQCLIRAMQRGNIYLYSEGLSEKDRKLTGVHVIDNLEEAIRKSVEETGDKNVVVIPEGPYAVPVSE
- a CDS encoding glycosyltransferase family 2 protein, translating into MKVAAVIPAYNEDKRLGGVLETVLQVPCVHEVIVVSDGSKDNTYQVACSFDGVRAFQLEVNAGKGGALYEGVRQTDAEIIVFLDADLEGLKPVHVEKLVKPVAECGADMCIGVFRGGRWFTTLSQIISPNISGQRAIKRELFLKVPHVVESRFGIEVKINKFFRRKGYTVKRVVLHGVTHTVKEAKIGKIKGSFARMRMYAEILKVYFFNSHGN
- a CDS encoding fumarylacetoacetate hydrolase family protein, encoding MKIARFDVGGVVSYGIIEGNKVKALEGLPWEGMDPTGKEYDVSAVKLLAPIEPPDVIAIGLNYKAHATEGGMKFPSAPVIFLKATSTVIGPGDDIVLPKMAPSEVDYEAELVIVIGRTCRRVTESEALSFVLGYTCGNDVSARDAQLKNDIQWARGKSFDTFCPLGPWIETEVDGDNLNLSIKLNGEVMQSTNSSDMIFSCAKLVSYCSQFATLRPGTVIMSGTPSGVGFARKPPVFLKPGDKVEVTIEGIGSLSNPVSAEV
- a CDS encoding DUF1559 domain-containing protein → MRSVRGFTLIELLVVVAIIILLAGMLFPVFSHARNKARQATCQSNLKQLGKAFVIYATDYSGRFPAPGGYEGGLRGPMVKSAWVTSMGTGLGKDIGGLWNYVKQRGNASNSVWSCPNAIPGDPNLSYSPGQNYVMNDFLRAWHPGEDKVADVSTFNVAGWCTGINPDLIGNKEGLANVILLYEGAQYKDAKGHAAIYRNGSPYFCKSDVFVNCLSSYTPPLPSQAPQNYHAGKSNFLFCDGHVAPLAPGQTYADTAKNRLTMKAHNVALYNLTSKLPEYTFAAPTDKWNPDTPGVSYP
- a CDS encoding P-II family nitrogen regulator, which gives rise to MKSHIIAIVKKLECIIRPHKLDEVKTAVAELGIQGMTVLEVRGSGSSPEARESFGGAEYIISLPIKIRLEMIVPDDQVEEVIETVMRHARTGQQGDGKIFVAPLTEAMRIRTGERGDIVL
- a CDS encoding GNAT family N-acetyltransferase — its product is MEIQVFQDRHWPDIVARDWRELQQESESATIFQTWEWTSTWWKHFGEGKYPYVICVRLGDELIGIGAFYETSGAWGALRFMGNGHADYHGLLARTGFEKEVARRVMCHLMRHPTAHLLDLHQVPDNSPLLGVALRMPGAWRKLQAVCSRLELPDTWADYLSYLGRNMRSSLKRYEQAATRDYDFSVSLADVNQVDKGLKSLFKLHQKRWQQRGQPGAMFIRSIQKFHREFSKLAAEQGWLRLHMLELDGHTQAALYAFRFGKGYYFYQSGFNPKFGKLSPGTLTLSHAVRTAIGERCEYFDFLRGQEGYKARWRPQSYIYNYRVLVPIRGLMGQAAFAWNRLGDKVEHAVRERLEGGLGDHEE
- a CDS encoding aldehyde dehydrogenase family protein, producing the protein MKEFGLFINNEWQQTSRTFESINPATEEPIARFALADEADVDCAVMAARKAFDSGVWSNMPASERGRILRRVADIMTARKEEFMMAETLDTGKPIIESRNFDIPMAIDSIEYYGCLVVDMVGRNIPCSAPCIDYTIREPIGVIAAVIPWNFPLVLACRKLGPALAAGNTVVMKPASWAPMTTVMMGDVFKEAGMPAGVVNIITGAGSKAGAALNRHPAIDKLSFTGSTEVGKDVLNASAVGICACSLELGGKSPAIVLDDIRIEQAVDGILFGAFLNQGECCCAATRVLVDKKVHGPLVEMLVKKAKTIKIGPGLDEDTRMGPMVSAEQRDAVMRYIEEGVATLGKPVVGGGNAGRDKGYYVEPTIFDNVPVTSKLYKEEIFGPVLTVTAFDNVEEMIKSANDTPYGLAASIWTGDVGNGQRLAAQLRSGTVWVNTHNFVFNNAPYGGFKESGLGRELGREGLEAYTEVKNVISWVGETGFNWYG
- a CDS encoding LON peptidase substrate-binding domain-containing protein codes for the protein MQTGDRLPLFPLDMVLFPHMQLPLYVANESYMRMVDRCIEFDEPFGIVLIRTGSEKDHSVEPYLVGTTARVRKVKQLDDGINILVEGEERFRIRELDDTHQPYLIGTIEPLDENNLPSSPSARKLLKRAQGSFKIYLELLFASHNVPISVHFPTDAAVLSFAMAMALDTDPLHKQHFLELTDTLERFSELIPQIEQRVDEMKMSRTTQLDHESFAEEWYSPN
- a CDS encoding C-terminal binding protein, whose product is MSKFKVVVTDYVFSNLDPEKEVLSPVDAEVVAGQSKTPEEVIELVKGADAVLNTYYGPIDGAVMDAMPDCRIIVRYGIGVDTIDIAAATQRGIMVANVPDYCIDEVSDHALAMMLTLLRKLPVGDKAIRNDNWKLGVLKPMRRINTLTVGIIGMGRIGKAITSKVAAFGPKIVFFDPYFKGEIAAKEVDLPILLKTSDAIIVQAPATPETKHILNAEAFAMMESKPVIINCARGELIETEALIEALEKGLISGAGLDVIENAPPFPTDSPLFKFDNVILAPHSAWFSEEALQSLQFLAAQEVARALTGECPKALLNPDALKNRK